In the Streptomyces sp. f51 genome, one interval contains:
- the gndA gene encoding NADP-dependent phosphogluconate dehydrogenase, producing MKATAQIGVTGLAVMGRNLARNFARNGYTVAVHNRTPARTKALVEEFGHEGAFVAAETAEDFVAALERPRRLMIMVQAGAATDAVIEEFAPLLEDGDMIIDGGNAHFSDTRRREQSLRERGIHFVGAGVSGGEEGALNGPSIMPGGSPESYASLGPMFESISAKVDGEPCATHIGTDGAGHFVKMVHNGIEYADMQLIGEAYDLLRRVGGYTPPQIAEIFRRWNKGRLDSYLIEITAEVLAHTDASTGQPFVDIVVDAAGQKGTGRWTVQTALDLGSPVTAIAQATFARAASSQDGLRAAYRGLPGGTHWDLTGTEAERFTSQVEHALYASKLIAYDQGWKMILDAAAEYGWDIDLGEVAKIWRGGCIIRAAFLDRIRAAYAVDPGLVSLLSDAGFATEIKDAQVPWREVVSTATRRGVPVPAFSAALSYYDTLRADRLPAALTQGQRDFFGAHTYRRTDRQGSFHTLWGEASRAETEML from the coding sequence ATGAAGGCGACCGCGCAGATCGGCGTCACAGGGCTCGCGGTGATGGGCCGCAACCTGGCCCGCAACTTCGCCCGGAACGGCTACACCGTCGCCGTCCACAACCGCACCCCCGCGCGCACGAAGGCACTGGTCGAGGAGTTCGGCCACGAGGGGGCCTTCGTCGCGGCCGAGACGGCCGAGGACTTCGTGGCGGCGCTGGAACGCCCCCGCCGCCTCATGATCATGGTGCAGGCGGGTGCGGCCACCGACGCCGTCATCGAGGAGTTCGCCCCGCTGCTCGAAGACGGCGACATGATCATCGACGGGGGCAACGCCCACTTCTCCGACACCCGCCGCCGTGAGCAGTCGCTGCGCGAGCGCGGCATCCACTTCGTCGGCGCGGGGGTGTCCGGCGGCGAGGAGGGCGCCCTCAACGGACCGAGCATCATGCCCGGCGGCTCCCCGGAGTCGTACGCCTCGCTGGGCCCGATGTTCGAGTCGATCAGCGCCAAGGTGGACGGCGAGCCCTGTGCCACGCACATCGGCACCGATGGCGCCGGTCACTTCGTCAAGATGGTGCACAACGGCATCGAGTACGCCGACATGCAGCTGATCGGCGAGGCCTACGACCTGCTCCGCCGCGTCGGGGGCTACACCCCGCCGCAGATCGCGGAGATCTTCCGGCGCTGGAACAAGGGCCGCCTCGACTCGTACCTGATCGAGATCACCGCCGAGGTCCTGGCCCACACGGACGCCTCCACCGGGCAGCCGTTCGTCGACATCGTGGTGGACGCCGCGGGGCAGAAGGGCACCGGCCGCTGGACCGTGCAGACCGCCCTGGACCTGGGCTCCCCGGTCACCGCCATCGCGCAGGCGACCTTCGCCCGCGCCGCCTCCAGCCAGGACGGGCTGCGCGCCGCCTACCGCGGACTTCCCGGCGGCACGCACTGGGACCTGACGGGAACCGAGGCCGAGCGCTTCACCAGCCAGGTGGAACACGCCCTGTACGCCTCGAAGCTGATCGCCTACGACCAGGGCTGGAAGATGATCCTGGACGCGGCCGCCGAGTACGGCTGGGACATCGACCTCGGCGAGGTCGCGAAGATCTGGCGCGGCGGCTGCATCATCCGCGCCGCGTTCCTCGACCGGATCCGCGCCGCGTACGCCGTCGACCCGGGCCTGGTCAGTCTGCTGTCCGACGCGGGCTTCGCCACCGAGATCAAGGACGCCCAGGTCCCGTGGCGCGAGGTCGTCTCCACGGCCACTCGCAGGGGCGTGCCGGTGCCCGCGTTCTCCGCGGCGCTGTCCTACTACGACACCCTGCGCGCCGACCGTCTGCCGGCCGCCCTCACCCAGGGCCAGCGCGACTTCTTCGGCGCCCACACCTACCGGCGCACCGACCGCCAGGGCAGCTTCCACACACTGTGGGGCGAGGCGTCCCGCGCGGAGACCGAGATGCTGTGA
- a CDS encoding pyridoxamine 5'-phosphate oxidase family protein, translated as MNPEDGFRELGRQECLDRLGDAAVGRVVHTRDALPAVLPVTFSLDAGSAVVLRTAADSELARSIDGVVVAFEADAVDAAAHSGWSVVVTGRALVVDDPAEHDRLTRTGPRSWVASPRDVFIRIASELVTGRELVGGITPYGADLPS; from the coding sequence ATGAATCCCGAAGACGGCTTCCGTGAACTCGGCCGGCAGGAGTGCCTGGACCGGCTCGGCGACGCGGCCGTCGGCCGGGTCGTCCACACGAGGGACGCCCTGCCGGCGGTCCTGCCCGTCACCTTCAGCCTGGACGCCGGGTCCGCCGTGGTACTGCGGACCGCCGCCGACTCCGAACTGGCCCGCTCCATCGACGGCGTGGTGGTCGCGTTCGAGGCCGACGCGGTCGACGCGGCGGCCCACTCCGGCTGGAGCGTGGTCGTGACGGGCCGTGCCCTGGTGGTCGACGATCCCGCCGAACACGACCGTCTCACCCGGACCGGCCCGCGTTCCTGGGTGGCCTCGCCCCGCGACGTCTTCATCCGCATCGCGTCCGAACTGGTCACCGGACGCGAACTCGTCGGAGGCATCACGCCGTACGGCGCCGACCTGCCCTCCTGA
- a CDS encoding pyridoxamine 5'-phosphate oxidase family protein — protein sequence MTTPSAPSIEPPAPVPGPGAPLTGAPLTGAPPVNGGDVGRRISARREELGLSRETVAVRAGITPGYLRYLESRPTATPGAGALIRIADALDTSVSALHGGDADPPPGAGRAAAHSELIELDPEECRARLSTHGVGRIALHTSDGLLVLPVNYGVVDGSVVFRTAPGSAPAAALGARVAFEVDHIDEALAQGWSVLVQGRAHAETRPDAARRLDALAHTRPWAGGAERDLWVRVDEESISGRRIVVR from the coding sequence ATGACGACTCCCTCGGCCCCCTCCATCGAGCCCCCGGCCCCGGTCCCGGGTCCCGGCGCGCCCCTGACCGGCGCGCCCCTGACCGGTGCTCCGCCGGTCAATGGCGGTGACGTCGGACGGCGCATCTCCGCGCGGCGCGAGGAACTCGGACTGAGCCGGGAGACCGTGGCCGTGCGGGCGGGCATCACCCCCGGCTACCTCCGTTACCTGGAAAGCCGGCCCACCGCGACACCCGGGGCGGGCGCCCTGATCCGGATCGCGGACGCCCTGGACACCAGCGTCTCGGCGCTGCACGGCGGCGACGCGGATCCGCCGCCGGGCGCGGGCCGGGCCGCCGCGCACTCCGAGCTCATCGAACTCGACCCCGAGGAGTGCCGGGCACGGCTGTCGACGCACGGCGTCGGAAGGATCGCCCTCCACACATCGGACGGCCTCCTGGTCCTGCCCGTCAACTACGGCGTCGTCGACGGGTCGGTCGTGTTCCGCACGGCGCCCGGTTCGGCACCCGCGGCGGCGCTCGGAGCCCGGGTCGCCTTCGAGGTGGATCACATCGACGAGGCCCTGGCCCAGGGCTGGAGCGTGCTGGTCCAGGGACGTGCCCACGCCGAGACCCGCCCCGACGCCGCCCGCCGGCTCGACGCCCTCGCCCACACCCGCCCCTGGGCAGGCGGTGCGGAGCGCGACCTGTGGGTGCGCGTCGACGAGGAGAGCATCTCCGGCCGGCGGATCGTCGTGCGATGA
- a CDS encoding universal stress protein gives MSSTIVAGLDGSPESLAAAEWAAREALRTDARLHLVHAWLWHPYVYCPPAGVSVPPPSEDPRREGAERLPRDTAAKLAADHPGLSVTGERVAEQPVPALLAAAEGAELLVLGSRGLGGVAGFLTGSVAQALVARSRTPIVLVRADAGPEPSAREEVVLGLDLEHPDASVIAFAFRAAARRATDLHVVHGWSLPPYYGYSGASDAETDQQLLAQAQQQLGEVLAPWQEKFPAVGLREQAVIGGAGRHLVEAARKAALVVVGRRNRTSPVGAHVGPVTQAVLHHSTAPVAVVPHD, from the coding sequence ATGTCCAGCACGATCGTCGCCGGTCTTGACGGCTCGCCCGAGAGTCTCGCCGCGGCCGAATGGGCAGCCCGTGAAGCCCTGCGCACGGACGCCCGGCTGCACCTCGTGCACGCCTGGTTGTGGCATCCCTACGTCTACTGCCCGCCGGCCGGCGTCTCGGTTCCGCCGCCGTCGGAGGACCCCCGGCGTGAAGGGGCCGAACGGCTGCCGCGCGACACCGCGGCCAAGCTCGCCGCGGACCACCCCGGTCTGTCCGTCACCGGCGAGCGGGTCGCCGAGCAGCCGGTCCCCGCGCTGCTGGCCGCCGCGGAGGGGGCGGAGTTGCTGGTGCTCGGGTCCAGGGGGCTCGGCGGAGTGGCCGGATTCCTCACCGGGTCCGTCGCGCAGGCCCTGGTGGCACGCAGCCGGACGCCGATCGTGCTCGTACGAGCCGACGCCGGACCGGAGCCCTCCGCCCGCGAGGAGGTCGTGCTCGGGCTCGACCTGGAGCACCCCGACGCCTCCGTGATCGCGTTCGCGTTCCGGGCGGCGGCCCGCAGGGCGACGGACCTGCACGTCGTCCACGGCTGGAGCCTGCCGCCGTACTACGGCTACAGCGGAGCGTCCGACGCGGAGACCGACCAGCAGTTGCTGGCCCAGGCGCAGCAGCAGCTCGGCGAGGTCCTGGCCCCCTGGCAGGAGAAGTTCCCCGCCGTCGGGCTGCGCGAACAGGCCGTGATCGGCGGTGCCGGCCGGCATCTCGTGGAGGCCGCCCGGAAGGCCGCGCTGGTCGTCGTCGGCCGCCGCAACCGCACGTCTCCGGTCGGCGCTCATGTCGGCCCGGTGACCCAGGCGGTCCTGCACCACTCCACGGCACCGGTCGCGGTGGTCCCGCACGACTGA